The Camelina sativa cultivar DH55 chromosome 14, Cs, whole genome shotgun sequence genome includes a window with the following:
- the LOC104741184 gene encoding vesicle transport v-SNARE 12, producing MSDVFEGYERQYCELSTNLSRKCHSASTLSDAEEKKGKIAEIKTGIDEADVLIRKMDLEARSLQPSAKAVCLSKLREYKSDLNQLKKEFKRVSSTDTKQSSREDLMESGMADPHAVSADQRGRLAMSVERLDQSSDRIRESRRLMLETEEVGISIVQDLSQQRQTLLHAHSKLHGVDDAIDKSKKVLTAMSRRMTRNKWIVTSVIVALILAIILIISYKLSH from the exons ATGAGCGACGTATTTGAAGGGTACGAGCGCCAATACTGCGAGCTCTCAACCAATCTCTCCAGAAAATGTCACTCTGCATCGACTCTCTCCGACGCAG AAGAGAAGAAGGGGAAGATTGCTGAGATCAAGACTGGAATAGACGAAGCTGATGTCTTG ATCCGCAAAATGGATCTTGAAGCAAGAAGTTTGCAGCCGAGTGCTAAAGCTGTGTGTCTTTCTAAACTAAGAGAGTATAAATCTGATCTCAATCAATTGAAGAAGGAGTTCAAACGAGTCTCGTCCACAGATACTAAGCAGTCTTCCCGTGAAGATTTGATGGAATCCGGAATGGCGGATCCGCATGCA GTATCTGCTGATCAAAGAGGAAGATTGGCAATGTCTGTAGAGAGGCTTGACCAATCAAGCGATAGAATCAGGGAGAGTAGAAGACTAATGCTGGAGACAGAAGAGGTTGGCATCTCTATTGTCCAAGATTTGAGTCAACAACGCCAAACCCTCCTTCATGCGCACTCCAAG CTTCATGGTGTCGATGACGCCATTGACAAGAGTAAGAAGGTTTTGACGGCTATGTCAAGAAGAATGACAAGGAACAAATGGATCGTTACTTCAGTAATCGTGGCTCTCATTCTGGCAATCATCTTGATAATCTCATACAAGCTTTCTCATTAA
- the LOC104741186 gene encoding mediator of RNA polymerase II transcription subunit 10b, which produces MAKLSEKCSIQIPMEVINLVDDGKNPDDFTKDVLNGCIARNQVTKGKTDAFKDLRKHIMENLEETFPDEVEMYREIRANSAAEAKRVAQSQSVLPNGDAKVKNEL; this is translated from the exons ATGGCTAAGTTGTCCGAGAAATGTAGCATTCAAATCCCCATGGAGGTTATTAA CTTGGTTGATGATGGGAAGAACCCGGATGACTTTACTAAAGATGTTCTTAATGGCTGCATTGCCAGAAATCAAGTTACAAAGGGAAAGACTGATGCTTTTAAG GATTTGAGAAAACATATTATGGAGAATCTTGAAGAGACTTTTCCTGATGAAGTCGAGATGTATAGAGAAATCCGTGCTAACTCTGCCGCT GAAGCGAAACGGGTGGCCCAATCGCAAAGTGTGTTACCAAATGGGGATGCAAAGGTCAAGAACGAGTTATAA
- the LOC104741187 gene encoding protein UXT homolog, translated as MDEGRQKDLHLLEEIIDKGLKQKLVHATASRDKIFEEQKVLSDLRNYLETLEKNDVNSLKTMVNLGSEVYMQAEVPDTRHIFMDIGLGFYVELTRQEALDHISQREERIKKQLEEFTAVITQIKGRIKLAHYQIQQILNLPEENTSSRQRAF; from the exons ATGGACGAGGGACGCCAAAAGGACTTGCATTTGTTGGAGGAGATTATTGATAAAGGTTTAAAACAGAAGCTTGTACACGCAACTGCTTCACG GGACAAGAtctttgaagaacaaaaagtaCT CTCTGACTTGCGGAATTACCTAGAAACTCTGGAGAAAAATGATGTGAATAGTCTCAAAACAATGGTCAACCTCGGTTCAGAAGTTTACATGCAAGCTGAAGT GCCAGATACTCGGCACATATTCATGGATATAGGACTCGGCTTTTATGTGGAACTCACCAGGCAAGAAGCTCTTGACCATATTTCACAAAGGGAGGAAAGAATTAAAAA GCAACTAGAAGAGTTTACTGCTGTTATTACGCAGATCAAAGGTCGCATCAAACTG GCTCATTACCAGATTCAGCAAATACTCAATCTTCCTGAAGAGAATACGTCATCCCGGCAACGAGCGTTTTAG
- the LOC104741188 gene encoding uncharacterized protein LOC104741188 has translation METETTNLVGVLRKPELKSYSHKQFHSSNALEIVRESVRILRYNLGAFMITTAALICPVSALILPNFLVDQSLVNKLTVKLLLVAKSSGLPLQPFVKHSCQKFAETSVSSAMCFPLFITVSLLSKAAVVYSVDCTYSREKAEISKFLVALNKIWKRVVYTYLWICIMIVGCFTFFCVLLVAICSSFFVLGFSPDFSVYGAILVGLAFSVVFANAIIICNTAVVISVLEDVSGIGALVRASVLIKGQIQVGLLMFLGSTLGLAFVEGLFDHRVKKVSYGDGSSRLWEGPLLVLMYSFVTLIDSMMSAVFYFSCRVYYSMEASRGGETQPIMETIAVVDTE, from the coding sequence ATGGAgacggaaacaacaaatctcGTAGGTGTTTTGCGGAAACCAGAGCTAAAATCATACAGTCACAAGCAGTTTCACTCTTCGAATGCATTAGAGATCGTTAGAGAATCCGTTCGAATCCTCCGGTACAATCTAGGTGCTTTCATGATCACTACTGCTGCTTTGATCTGTCCTGTCTCTGCTTTGATTTTACCGAACTTTTTAGTTGATCAATCGTTAGTGAACAAGCTCACAGTGAAGCTTCTCTTAGTGGCAAAGTCAAGTGGTCTTCCTTTACAGCCTTTTGTCAAACACTCTTGTCAGAAATTCGCTGAAACCTCTGTTTCGTCAGCAATGTGTTTCCCTTTGTTCATCACTGTGTCTCTCTTGTCTAAAGCAGCTGTGGTTTACTCAGTTGATTGCACTTACTCGAGGGAAAAAGCCGAGATTAGCAAGTTCTTGGTTGCATTGAATAAGATATGGAAACGAGTTGTGTACACTTACCTTTGGATTTGCATTATGATTGTTGGTTGCTTCACTTTCTTCTGCGTTCTCCTCGTAGCAATCTGCAGTTCCTTCTTTGTTCTCGGCTTCTCTCCTGATTTCAGTGTCTATGGAGCCATCTTAGTTGGTTTAGCATTCTCTGTAGTTTTCGCAAACGCGATTATCATCTGCAACACCGCGGTTGTGATCTCGGTTTTGGAAGATGTTTCAGGGATAGGAGCGTTGGTGAGAGCTAGTGTTTTGATCAAAGGGCAGATTCAGGTTGGTTTGTTGATGTTCCTTGGGTCGACTTTAGGATTGGCGTTTGTGGAAGGGTTGTTTGATCATAGAGTGAAGAAAGTGAGTTATGGAGATGGGTCTTCGAGGTTATGGGAAGGTCCTCTGTTGGTGTTGATGTATTCCTTTGTGACACTTATAGATTCGATGATGAGTGCAGTGTTCTATTTCAGCTGCCGAGTTTATTATAGTATGGAAGCTTCAAGAGGTGGTGAAACTCAGCCAATCATGGAGACCATTGCGGTTGTTGATACGGAGTAA
- the LOC104741189 gene encoding uncharacterized protein LOC104741189, with protein sequence MELNLQESGRRSIRCIVKLGGAAITCKNELEKIHDENLEIVACQLRQAMMEGSVPSKVIGMDWSKRHGSSEIACDVDVLGDQESSEFSKFVVVHGAGSFGHFQASRSGVHKGGLEKPIVKAGFVATRISVTNLNLEIVRALAREGIPTIGMSPFACGWSTSKRDVASADLSIVAKTIDSGFVPVLHGDAVLDNILGCTILSGDVIIRHLADHLKPEYVVFLTDVLGVYDRPPSEPDAVLLKEISVGQDGSWKVVNPVLEHTVDYSVAAHDTTGGMETKISEAAMIAKLGIDVYIVKAATSHSQRALSGDLRDYVPEDWLGTIISFSK encoded by the exons ATGGAGCTGAATCTTCAAGAGAGTGGAAGGAGATCAATTCGATGCATTGTCAAACTTG GAGGTGCGGCGATTACTTGCAAGAACGAGCTGGAGAAGATTCACGATGAGAATCTGGAGATCGTGGCTTGTCAGTTACGTCAGGCTATGATGGAAGGTTCAGTTCCGAGCAAGGTTATTGGAATGGATTGGAGCAAGAGACATGGAAGCTCCGAGATTGCTTGTGATGTGGATGTCTTAGGGGATCAGGAGTCTTCTGAGTTTAGCAAATTTGTTGTGGTTCACGGCGCAG GTTCATTTGGGCACTTTCAGGCCAGTAGATCCGGAGTTCATAAAGGAGGGCTTGAGAAACCTATTGTCAAAGCTGGTTTCGTCGCTACTCGTATATCT GTCACAAATCTTAATCTTGAAATTGTAAGAGCACTTGCCCGAG AGGGGATTCCTACTATCGGCATGTCTCCATTTGCATGTGGTTGGTCAACCTCCAAAAGAGAT GTGGCTTCTGCGGATCTATCAATCGTAGCTAAAACAATAGATTCAGGATTTGTCCCT GTTCTCCATGGAGATGCAGTGCTAGACAATATACTG GGCTGCACCATATTGAGTGGTGATGTTATCATCCGTCATCTTGCGGATCATTTGAAGCCAGAATACGTTGTCTTCCTC ACAGACGTACTAGGTGTCTACGATCGACCACCTTCAGAGCCTGACGCTGTGCTCTTGAAAGAGATAT CTGTTGGACAAGATGGAAGCTGGAAGGTTGTGAATCCCGTATTGGAACACACAG TTGATTACTCTGTTGCCGCCCACGATACAACCGGTGGAATGGAAACAAAGATATCAGAAGCTGCTATGATTGCAAAACTTGGAATTGATGTCTACATCGTGAAG GCTGCAACATCACATTCACAGAGAGCGCTCAGCGGCGACTTGAGAGACTATGTTCCTGAAGATTGGCTCGGGACTATAATCAGCTTCTCAAAGTAG
- the LOC104741191 gene encoding eukaryotic translation initiation factor 5A-2: MSDDEHHFESSESGASKTYPQQAGNIRKGGHIVIKGRPCKVVEVSTSKTGKHGHAKCHFVAIDIFNAKKLEDIVPSSHNCDVPHVNRVDYQLIDISEDGFVSLLTDSGGTKDDLKLPTDDALAAQMRSGFEEGKDVVVSVMSSMGEEQICAVKEVGGGK, translated from the exons atgtctgACGACGAGCACCACTTCGAGTCCAGCGAATCCGGAGCTTCCAAGACCTACCCTCAGCAAGCTGGTAACATCCGTAAAGGTGGTCACATCGTCATCAAAGGCCGTCCCTGCaag GTTGTTGAGGTTTCGACTTCCAAGACTGGCAAGCACGGTCACGCCAAATGTCACTTTGTTGCTATTGATATCTTCAAcgctaagaagcttgaagataTTGTGCCTTCTTCCCACAATTGTGAT GTTCCTCATGTGAACCGTGTTGATTACCAGTTGATTGATATCTCTGAGGATGGCTTT GTTAGCCTTTTGACCGACAGTGGTGGCACTAAGGATGACCTCAAGCTCCCCACCGATGATGCTCTTGCCGCTCag ATGAGGAGTGGATTTGAGGAGGGTAAGGATGTTGTGGTGTCTGTTATGTCTTCCATGGGAGAGGAGCAGATCTGTGCCGTCAAGGAAGTTGGTGGTGGCAAGTAA